Proteins encoded within one genomic window of Amycolatopsis sp. 2-15:
- a CDS encoding SDR family NAD(P)-dependent oxidoreductase: MSWNPQALPDLSGRTYAVTGGNAGIGYFISEQLAGAGAHVVILGRTPARLTTAADAIKNHHPHAEISTIRLDLADLESVAEAADSLNRLGRVDGLVENAGSTSPGRKRRTTRQGFELAVGTNHLGHFALTALAMPVLTASGARVVPMGSLITRLQPFDLDDLQTERKYSEFRAYAQSKHAVQSFGFELDRRLRAAGSKVTCVVAHPGFSLGSASPRRDGITDPQPLMRLFAPITQGKDRGAWPAVRAAVDPEATGGQFYGPARGGVGRPVPKTAVKVDRDPDRAARLWSLSEKLTGTTFDVH, encoded by the coding sequence GTGTCCTGGAACCCCCAAGCGCTGCCCGATCTGTCCGGTCGCACCTATGCCGTGACGGGCGGGAACGCGGGGATCGGCTACTTCATCTCCGAGCAGCTCGCCGGCGCCGGCGCGCACGTCGTGATCCTCGGGCGCACCCCGGCCCGGCTGACGACCGCGGCCGACGCGATCAAGAACCACCACCCCCACGCCGAAATCAGCACGATCCGCCTGGACCTGGCCGACCTCGAGTCCGTCGCGGAGGCCGCCGACTCGCTCAACCGGCTCGGGCGCGTCGACGGGCTGGTCGAAAACGCCGGCTCCACCTCCCCCGGCCGCAAACGCCGGACGACCCGACAGGGATTCGAGCTCGCGGTCGGCACCAACCACCTCGGCCACTTCGCCCTCACCGCGCTCGCGATGCCGGTGCTCACGGCGTCCGGCGCCCGCGTCGTGCCGATGGGCAGCCTGATCACCCGGCTGCAGCCGTTCGACCTCGACGACCTGCAGACCGAACGCAAGTACTCCGAGTTCCGCGCCTACGCCCAGTCCAAGCACGCCGTGCAGTCCTTCGGTTTCGAACTCGACCGCCGGCTGCGCGCGGCCGGCTCGAAGGTCACGTGCGTAGTCGCCCACCCCGGCTTCAGCCTCGGCAGCGCCAGCCCGCGCCGCGACGGCATCACCGACCCGCAGCCCCTGATGCGCCTGTTCGCGCCCATCACCCAGGGCAAGGACCGCGGCGCCTGGCCCGCCGTCCGCGCCGCCGTCGACCCGGAAGCCACCGGGGGCCAGTTCTACGGCCCCGCCCGCGGCGGCGTCGGCCGCCCCGTGCCGAAGACGGCCGTCAAGGTCGACCGGGACCCCGACCGCGCGGCCCGGCTGTGGAGTCTGTCCGAAAAGCTGACGGGCACCACGTTCGACGTCCACTGA
- a CDS encoding NAD(P)H-binding protein: MSIVITGATGLLGRQVVTDLLSAGVPAGEITAVARRAEKAADLGVRVHVGDYDRPETLAGAFAAGDRVLLVSGTEQGKRVGQHTAVIEAAKAADVAQLAYTGVFGGPEADFTLADDHRATEQRILDSGLPYTFLRNNWYSEMAVPDVAGSLSRGAVVNSVPADGRIATAPRADYAAAAAAVLRTDGHLGLAYELSGDNTWTYGEFAAELARLGGHAVVHTTVPGAEYEAILTGAGVPAFMATILVDVDDAISRGRLAGTPGELAKLLGRPTTPITETIAKLLG, translated from the coding sequence ATGAGCATCGTCATCACCGGCGCCACCGGACTGCTGGGCCGGCAGGTCGTCACCGACCTCCTCTCGGCCGGCGTGCCCGCGGGTGAGATCACGGCCGTGGCGCGCAGGGCGGAGAAGGCGGCCGACCTGGGTGTGCGCGTGCACGTCGGCGACTACGACCGGCCGGAGACGCTGGCCGGGGCGTTCGCCGCCGGGGACCGCGTACTGCTGGTGTCCGGCACGGAGCAGGGCAAGCGCGTCGGCCAGCACACCGCCGTGATCGAGGCCGCAAAGGCTGCCGACGTCGCACAACTCGCGTACACGGGGGTCTTCGGCGGCCCGGAAGCCGACTTCACCCTCGCCGACGACCACCGCGCGACCGAGCAGCGCATCCTCGACTCGGGGCTGCCGTACACGTTCCTGCGCAACAACTGGTACTCCGAAATGGCGGTCCCCGACGTCGCCGGCTCGCTCTCCCGCGGTGCCGTCGTGAACAGCGTCCCCGCCGACGGGCGCATCGCCACCGCGCCACGCGCGGACTACGCCGCGGCCGCCGCCGCGGTCCTGCGCACCGACGGCCACCTGGGCCTCGCCTACGAGCTCAGCGGCGACAACACGTGGACCTACGGCGAGTTCGCCGCGGAGCTCGCTCGCCTCGGCGGCCACGCGGTGGTCCATACCACTGTCCCCGGCGCGGAGTACGAAGCGATCCTCACCGGCGCCGGCGTCCCGGCGTTCATGGCAACGATCCTCGTCGATGTCGACGACGCCATCTCCCGCGGCCGCCTCGCCGGCACCCCCGGCGAGCTGGCGAAGCTGCTCGGCCGCCCGACGACACCGATCACCGAGACGATCGCGAAGCTCCTCGGCTGA
- a CDS encoding winged helix-turn-helix transcriptional regulator — protein sequence MTEALPEAPNVNRATCPSRIVLEHVTSRWGILVLAALLERSYRFSELRREIGGVSEKMLAQTLQTLERDGFLNRDAKPVIPPRVDYSLTPMGREAAEQVWGLAHWVERRLPAVEEARDAYDEARAS from the coding sequence ATGACCGAAGCACTGCCCGAGGCGCCCAACGTCAACCGCGCGACCTGCCCGTCGCGCATCGTGCTGGAGCACGTGACGAGCCGCTGGGGCATCCTCGTGCTCGCCGCGCTGCTCGAACGCTCGTACCGCTTCAGCGAGCTTCGCCGCGAAATCGGCGGCGTGAGTGAAAAAATGCTCGCGCAGACCCTGCAAACCCTCGAACGCGACGGCTTCCTCAACCGCGACGCCAAGCCCGTCATCCCGCCCCGCGTCGACTACTCGCTCACCCCGATGGGCCGCGAGGCCGCCGAACAGGTCTGGGGCCTGGCCCACTGGGTCGAACGCCGGCTCCCGGCGGTCGAGGAAGCCCGCGACGCCTACGACGAGGCTCGCGCTTCCTGA